One Mustela nigripes isolate SB6536 chromosome 5, MUSNIG.SB6536, whole genome shotgun sequence DNA segment encodes these proteins:
- the SERPINB1 gene encoding leukocyte elastase inhibitor: MEQLSTANTHFAVDLFRALNEDNPTGNIFISPFSISSALAMIFLGTRGNTAAQVSKTLHFDMVEEIHSRFQSLNADINKRGASYILKLANRLYGEKTYNFLPEFLASTQKMYGAELASVDFQQASEDSRKVINEWVKGQTEGKIPELLAAGTVDSMTKLVLVNAVYFKGSWEDEFRKEDTANAPFRLNKEDQKTVKMMYQKKKLPFGYIQDLKCRVLELPYRGKELSMIILLPDDIEDGSTGLKKIEEQLTLEKLHEWTKAENLDWVEVNVHLPKFKLEESYDLNSHLAHLGIEDLFSRKADLSGMSGTRDLFISKVVHKSFVEVNEEGTEAAAATAGIATFAMLMHEENFVADHPFIFFIRHNPSSHILFLGRLSSP; encoded by the exons ATGGAGCAGCTGAGTACAGCCAACACCCATTTCGCCGTGGACCTGTTCCGCGCTTTGAATGAGGACAATCCTACTGGGAACATCTTCATCTCTCCCTTCAGCATTTCATCAGCCCTGGCCATGATCTTTCTGGGGACTCGAGGCAATACTGCAGCACAGGTGTCCAAG actCTTCATTTTGATATGGTTGAAGAGATTCATTCAAGATTTCAGAGTCTGAATGCTGATATCAACAAACGTGGAGCTTCCTATATCCTGAAACTTGCTAATAGGTTATATGGAGAGAAGACGTACAATTTCCTCCCT gagttCCTAGCTTCAACTCAGAAAATGTATGGTGCTGAATTGGCCAGTGTGGATTTTCAGCAAGCCTCTGAGGATTCGAGGAAGGTGATTAATGAGTGGGTCAAAGGGCAGACGGAAG GGAAGATTCCAGAACTGTTGGCTGCAGGTACGGTTGACAGCATGACTAAACTCGTGCTGGTGAACGCCGTCTATTTCAAAGGCAGCTGGGAGGACGAGTTCCGGAAGGAAGACACTGCGAATGCCCCATTCCGACTGAATAAG GAAGACCAAAAAACTGTGAAAATGATGTATCAGAAGAAGAAACTCCCATTTGGCTACATCCAGGACCTCAAGTGCCGTGTGCTGGAACTGCCTTACCGGGGCAAGGAGCTCAGCATGATTATCCTGTTGCCTGATGACATTGAGGATGGGTCCACGGGTCTCAAGAAG ATTGAGGAACAGTTGACTCTGGAAAAACTGCACGAGTGGACCAAAGCTGAGAATCTGGATTGGGTTGAAGTCAACGTCCACTTGCCCAAGTTCAAACTGGAGGAGAGCTATGACCTCAACTCCCACCTAGCCCACCTGGGTATAGAGGATCTCTTTAGTCGCAAGGCTGATCTGTCTGGCATGTCAGGAACCAGGGATCTTTTCATATCAAAAGTTGTCCACAAGTCCTTTGTGGAAGTGAATGAAGAGGGCACAGAGGCGGCGGCCGCTACAGCAGGCATTGCCACCTTTGCCATGCTGATGCACGAGGAGAACTTTGTTGCTGACCatccattcattttcttcattcggCACAATCCCTCATCTCACATCCTGTTCTTGGGCAGACTTTCTTCCCCTTAG